One segment of Tetrapisispora phaffii CBS 4417 chromosome 1, complete genome DNA contains the following:
- the VPS15 gene encoding ubiquitin-binding serine/threonine protein kinase VPS15 (similar to Saccharomyces cerevisiae VPS15 (YBR097W); ancestral locus Anc_3.339) translates to MGGQISLLVQTSASIGIFSYIDVLDNVHYISQVNSSRFLKTVKALDPNGEIIIKVFVKPTGSYKLPKIKNALLIESQLLAPVPNVLNYSKLIETNRAAYLLRQYMKSNLYDRLSTRPYLNNSELKFITFQLLQAVKNIHDLGICHGDLKTENILVTSSNWIFLTDFASIIKPVYLPEDNPSEFFFYFDTSKRRICYVAPERFDSHKTNTPGDDTEDSYVVTIQMDIFSLGCCIAEIYSEGLALFDLSQLFKYKNNEYHVDDILQAQLISSEMKPLILDMINIDPQKRLSTDQLLSKYRGNIFPETYYTFTYDYFRELSIMNTSVPTNGEISSNSILENKCDVLDECCNKIYKDFEKICASLGYCVDENISLENSDLNDEYASFLTFDISLQIKNILPDMEMDTDKDITDNHSFIFFLSFLCHALRNLVSRESKLKTLQLILSFSRFVDDEHKFNRIVPYFVSLFEDSDPNVQSFSLRCLSELLSNVNEVTQLNENIFVDYLFPRIRKLLLASKNNTYVRIVLASSISNLVENASRFQDLFIKSYSNGNDEDWIVDLETLDITNRYMKKLSEQIEQITILLLTDTDVAVKKALLNNILSLCNFFGREKTNDIILSHLITYFNDKDSSLRIEFIELIPAISVLLGPMSIQQYILPLLIQTITDPEELVIVYVLQSLKDICTTGLVEKKSYFDICRTVAPLLLHPNTWIRQFSLILIVEISSRLSEAEVYCMLYPCIRPYFEFDVNFDLPSMISSCKQPISRSIFDLLCTWSLKASKTLFWKRIPNSSVDSFGFNNITFITKDFSAKFYGFNKSLKSTKSVIKSYKDEEIPLTAEDKSWIDKFKSMDLSSDEFWKLAILRGYILSISKNIRKKTEHLSATEKVYYSRRIKLQNVYPKTVFFEASFNSENCKYDTNLIFNDYSEQNKLDVSSSQRAPNNLISIRNLNGSIMLPTKTNPTTTSNFENVTVHLQSKYKSFSPYAKYDQASISKVQPFVVSNSYEGSEGTVRTFLDKYEILYPLHKYPEFGSNIETTVNEFDVNSYKGQLIINLTQNDFNELSVLTILPTQFPLLIIGLFNGSLKLWNISDITKSEFYSPQLTYDCSSGIVDIAIVPGYDAFSVLTQDNTILVFRVIPSKAGKLNNTPMISCIRKFNVDKDCQNISIRKISVVSIIGNTFIVALSKSSNMYFYDIKTTELIHVIRLPPEYGAIISYEIDSKSEILLAGTTHGVICMWDLRFYVLIKAWTFGDHTPITNIKLFTEYSKNHIIVAGGSKQASLTIWDYSRQQCTYAFVGSDTNIPINNFIAHEKTEGAIDANMEMINFEETYFQSYGTAIFFTTNTTRDVTILDIANINSPKSVFSGSLKDYGYYSLAMNPNLTYIARKQSTEKLNTNIQNIHMNYVTSINIANFEDKKYVISADSSGIVNIYV, encoded by the coding sequence ATGGGTGGCCAAATATCACTATTGGTACAAACATCTGCTTCCATAGGtatattttcatatattgACGTCTTGGACAATGTTCACTACATCTCACAAGTCAATTCATCTagatttttgaaaactGTTAAAGCATTAGATCCCAATGGAgaaattatcattaaagTATTTGTGAAACCAACAGGGTCATATAAACTTcccaaaataaaaaatgcaTTGCTAATAGAGTCTCAGCTATTAGCCCCTGTGCCAAATGTTTTGAATTATagtaaattaattgaaactAATAGAGCGGCATATTTACTACGGCAATATATGAAGAGTAATTTATATGATAGGTTAAGCACAAGACCTTACTTGAATAATTCTGAGTTAAAGTTTATTACATTCCAGTTATTGCAAGCAGTTAAAAACATTCATGATTTAGGAATTTGCCATGGTGATCTGAAAACGGAAAATATACTAGTTACTAGCTCTAATTGGATTTTTTTGACTGACTTTGCATCTATAATTAAACCAGTGTATCTTCCAGAGGACAATCCAAGCgagtttttcttttattttgacACATCTAAGAGAAGAATATGTTATGTAGCACCTGAAAGGTTTGATTCACATAAAACCAACACTCCAGGAGATGATACAGAAGACAGTTATGTAGTAACGATACAGATGGACATATTCAGCCTTGGATGTTGTATTGCTGAAATTTACTCAGAAGGACTAGcgttatttgatttatctcaattattcaaatacaaaaaCAACGAGTATCACGTTGATGATATACTGCAAGCACAGTTGATTTCAAGTGAAATGAAACCTTTGATTCTTGATATGATTAATATTGACCCCCAAAAGCGTTTATCTACTGACCAATTATTAAGCAAGTATAGAGGTAATATATTTCCAGAAACTTATTATACATTTACTTATGATTATTTTAGAGAATTGTCAATAATGAATACAAGTGTACCCACAAATGGAGaaatatcttcaaattcaattttagaaaataaatgtGATGTATTAGATGAATGTtgcaataaaatatataaagattttgaaaagattTGTGCCTCTTTGGGTTACTGCGTAGATGAAAATATCAGTTTAGAGAACTCAGATCTTAATGATGAATATGCTAGCTTTCTAACCTTTGACATTTCTTTACAAATAAAGAACATACTTCCAGATATGGAAATGGATACCGACAAAGATATTACAGATAATCATtcctttatattttttctttcattcCTGTGCCATGCTTTAAGAAATTTGGTTAGTAGagaatcaaaattaaaaacactgcaattaatattatcgtTTTCTCGTTTTGTTGATGATGAACACAAGTTTAATCGAATAGTACCTTACTTTGTGTCTCTTTTTGAAGATTCGGATCCAAATGTTCAATCATTTTCTCTGCGATGTTTATCAGAATTACTGTCTAATGTAAATGAAGTAACTCAactaaatgaaaatatttttgttgattatttattcCCAAGGATTCGAAAATTACTATTGGCATCCAAAAATAACACATATGTTCGAATAGTGTTAGCTAGCTCTATCAGTAATCTAGTTGAGAATGCATCAAGATTCCAAGACTTGTTTATAAAATCATATTCAAATGGTAACGATGAAGATTGGATTGTAGACTTGGAAACCTTAGATATTACTAACAGGTATATGAAAAAGCTTTCTGAACAAATCGAACAAATAACAATTTTGTTATTGACTGATACAGATGTTGCTGTTAAGAAAGCATtactaaataatatattaagcCTCTGTAACTTTTTTGGAAGAGAAAAGACTAACGATATTATATTGAGTCATTTGATAACATATTTCAATGATAAAGATTCTAGTTTACGAATAGAGTTCATTGAATTAATACCAGCCATCTCAGTGCTATTGGGTCCAATGTCTATACAACAATATATTCTACCCTTATTGATACAGACTATCACTGATCCTGAGGAGTTAGTAATTGTTTATGTTCTACAGAgtttaaaagatatatgTACAACAGGTTTAGTTGAAAAGAAGTCgtattttgatatttgtCGAACAGTGGCACCGTTGTTATTACATCCGAATACATGGATAAGACAATTTTCActtattttaattgtagAAATTTCTTCAAGATTGAGTGAAGCAGAAGTTTATTGCATGTTATATCCATGCATTAGACCCTATTTCGAGTTTGATGTAAATTTTGATCTTCCATCAATGATTTCCAGTTGTAAACAACCAATATCAagatcaatttttgatttgttATGTACGTGGTCTTTGAAGGCCTCCAAAACATTATTTTGGAAACGCATTCCTAATTCATCTGTTGATTCTTTTGGATTTAACAACATTACATTTATAACTAAAGATTTTTCAGCAAAATTCTATggttttaataaatcattaaaatctaCCAAGTCAGTTATAAAATCATATAAAGATGAGGAAATTCCATTAACTGCAGAGGATAAAAGTTGGatagataaatttaaatctatGGATCTATCATCTGATGAATTCTGGAAATTGGCTATTTTAAGAGGATATATATTGAGTAtctcaaaaaatattcgGAAGAAAACAGAACATTTAAGTGCTACAGAAAAAGTATATTATTcaagaagaattaaattacaaaatgtTTATCCAAAAACTGTATTCTTCGAAGCTTCCTTTAACTCAgaaaattgtaaatatgATACTAATCTCATTTTCAATGACTATTCTGAACAAAATAAGCTAGATGTTTCCTCATCGCAAAGAGCACCTAATAACTTAATATCTATTAGAAACCTAAATGGATCAATTATGTTACCGACTAAAACAAACCCAACCACCACTTCAAATTTCGAAAATGTCACAGTCCATTTacaatcaaaatataagtCATTTTCCCCTTACGCTAAGTATGACCAAGCGTCAATATCTAAAGTTCAACCATTCGTGGTTTCAAATAGTTACGAAGGTTCAGAAGGAACAGTGCGTACTTTCTTAGATAAATATGAGATATTATATCCTTTGCATAAATATCCTGAGTTCGgatcaaatattgaaacgactgttaatgaatttgacGTGAATTCCTACAAAGGTcagttaataattaatcTAACtcaaaatgattttaatgaacTATCGGTATTAACTATATTACCAACGCAGTTtccattattaataataggTTTATTTAATGGAAGTTTAAAGTTATGGAATATATCTGATATTACTAAGTCTGAATTTTATTCCCCACAGTTAACATATGATTGTTCATCTGGGATAGTGGATATTGCTATTGTTCCAGGTTATGATGCGTTCAGTGTATTGACTCAAGATAATACTATTTTGGTATTCAGAGTTATACCATCCAAGGCAGGAAAACTAAATAACACACCCATGATAAGCTGCATAAGGAAATTCAATGTTGATAAAGATTGTCAAAATATATCCATTAGAAAAATATCTGTAGTATCTATCATTGGGAACACATTTATAGTAGCTCTTTCAAAAAGCTCTAACATGTACTTCTACGATATTAAAACAACTGAACTTATCCACGTCATTCGATTGCCCCCTGAATACGGTGCTATTATTTCTTATGAAATTGATTCGAAATCTGAGATACTGCTTGCAGGAACAACGCACGGTGTAATATGCATGTGGGATTTGAGATTTTATGTTCTTATTAAAGCATGGACTTTTGGTGACCATACACcaattacaaatataaagTTATTTACTGAATATTCAAAGAATCACATAATTGTTGCGGGTGGTTCAAAGCAAGCTTCTTTGACAATATGGGATTACTCTAGACAACAATGCACATATGCTTTTGTGGGTTCAGACACCAACATACctataaataatttcataGCTCATGAGAAAACTGAAGGAGCCATTGATGCAAATATGGAGATGATAAATTTCGAAGAGACTTATTTTCAATCATATGGAACCGCTATCTTTTTCACAACTAATACTACCAGGGATGTTACAATATTAGACATAGCAAACATTAATTCTCCGAAGAGTGTTTTTTCAGGTTCATTAAAAGATTATGGCTATTATTCTCTGGCAATGAATCCAAATTTAACATATATTGCTCGGAAGCAAAGCACTGAGAAACTGAATACtaatattcaaaacatACATATGAATTATGTTACCTCAATTAATATCgcaaattttgaagataaaaaatatgtcATATCCGCCGACAGTTCAGGTATTgtcaatatatatgtttag
- the TPHA0A03710 gene encoding uncharacterized protein (similar to Saccharomyces cerevisiae YBR096W; ancestral locus Anc_3.337), whose protein sequence is MGILQTLFKAFLGLYLASSYKTLPGVYFIRFYFYAVRRLLLPIFTTKNTENMKHLENHEYGAFAHATLYTYASPLECDVYLHKNNATYFSELDINRCELMCSIFQKLFLESKRWPYVPVANVFTNFLKDIKPFDKYSVTSNILCWDQKWIYVISKFKKDNDKTLCSLSITKYVLKDGRKTIPPKEALEFCGLYNDKVAKISEDNMKLLATQCGFHETSPLENLEHKFVEIKA, encoded by the coding sequence ATGGGTATTTTACAAACTTTGTTTAAAGCATTTCTGGGGTTATATTTGGCATCATCTTATAAAACATTGCCTGGTGTATATTTTATCAGGTTCTACTTTTATGCAGTAAGACGTCTTCTTCTCCCAATTTTCACTACAAAGAACACTGAAAATATGAAGCACTTGGAAAATCATGAATATGGTGCATTTGCTCATGCTACATTATACACTTATGCGTCTCCATTAGAATGCGATGTTTATTTACATAAGAATAATGCAACTTATTTCAGTGAATTAGACATTAACAGATGTGAATTAATGtgttcaatatttcaaaaactaTTTTTGGAGTCAAAAAGGTGGCCATACGTTCCAGTTGCCAATGTCTTTACTAATTTcttaaaagatataaaaccatttgataaatattctGTTACATCGAATATTTTATGCTGGGATCAGAAGTGGATTTATGTTATTAGTAAGTTTAAAAAAGATAACGACAAAACTTTATGTTCTTTGTCAATCACTAAATATGTATTAAAAGATGGTAGAAAGACTATTCCTCCAAAGGAAGCTCTTGAATTTTGTGGATTATATAATGACAAAGTTGCTAAAATTTCAGAGGACAATATGAAGTTATTAGCCACTCAATGTGGTTTTCATGAGACTTCTCCATTAGAAAACCTGGAACACAAGTTCGTAGAAATCAAAGCTTAA
- the PBY1 gene encoding putative tubulin tyrosine ligase (similar to Saccharomyces cerevisiae PBY1 (YBR094W); ancestral locus Anc_3.335), giving the protein MKVLITNDDGPLHDEFSPYIRPFIKQLKKQYPEWEITILLPHEQKSWIGKAHLAGKKLSASFLYSKLNSNDNSFLGPFSHPQIPLKNSKLPRNYINKTIANSDEEYIEWCLLNGTPASCANVGLYHLMEHEFDMVVSGPNVGRNTSAAYITSSGTVGAAMESVISGNKKAIALSWAYYDGQKIVDYNLMEIAAIRSLNIINHLYHNWDDKTDLYSVNIPLSPELSLDTKIFYAPIWENRWSSIYNKAETRQITSPQDIEDGTEYQSITFDWNPQFSTTNSKHQPGDLLTDMSVIENNQISVTPLKASYNSLDHLTGELAVNSNLTVFDSMTGHVVVTLDKSEYIYTPITNALMKYIPNLKLLSELPLSGSYDHKIFHYGDYEQLDIDRMMTDSSKYFTNSYIYRKALIRKHYLAETIHRYRAKHPDSILNKSFLESFQLDLDYAEFLDDSLDDNWELRQELEKGEKWWIVKPSMSDKAQGIRVFKTIEDLQQIFNSFDEDATDDESENYNDDENKIIISQLRHFIIQEYLHNPLLLPSMHNKKFHIRCYITCNGDLEVYVYDRMLALFAPNKYVSPNEKTYDPLDIDSLACHLTNTCLQDENQQKELSVMEFDELVDIEDSMKEKIKNQIHDIAHDLFLAAIGVNRINFQPLPNAFETYGVDFLVDSNYDVKILEVNAYPDFKQTGDDLKDLIDELFDNTVNYIIAPMLNEKHIISSSKNKNFTNVLNHKSNEWS; this is encoded by the coding sequence ATGAAGGTACTCATTACAAATGATGACGGTCCATTACACGATGAGTTTTCTCCATATATTCGACCCTTTATTaagcaattgaaaaaacaatatcCAGAATGGGAAATTACTATTCTTTTACCACATGAACAAAAATCTTGGATAGGTAAAGCTCACTTAGCAGGTAAAAAGTTATCTGCGTCCTTTCTATACTCGAAACTAAACTCAAATGATAATTCCTTCTTAGGTCCATTCAGTCATCCTCAAATCCCtttaaagaattcaaaattacCAAGAAATTacataaataaaacaatagCGAACTCGGATGAAGAATATATAGAATGGTGTCTGTTGAATGGTACTCCCGCATCATGCGCAAATGTGGGGTTGTATCATCTCATGGAACATGAATTCGATATGGTTGTGTCTGGTCCAAATGTTGGTAGAAATACCTCTGCTGCTTATATTACCTCCAGCGGTACAGTAGGTGCTGCAATGGAATCTGTCATATCAGGTAATAAGAAAGCCATCGCTCTATCATGGGCTTATTACGATGGACAGAAAATTGTGGATTATAATCTAATGGAAATTGCAGCCATACGatcattgaatattattaatcatTTATATCACAATTGGGATGATAAAACTGATCTATATAGTGTCAATATCCCCTTATCTCCGGAATTGTCACTTGATacaaagatattttatgCACCAATTTGGGAAAATAGATGGTCTTCAATTTATAACAAAGCTGAGACAAGACAAATAACTTCTCCACAAGATATCGAGGATGGTACAGAATATCAATCAATCACATTTGACTGGAATCCACAATTTAGCacaacaaattcaaaacatCAGCCTGGAGACTTGTTAACGGACATGAGTGTCATAGAAAATAACCAAATCAGCGTAACTCCTTTAAAAGCATCTTATAATAGTTTGGACCATCTAACGGGTGAGTTGGCGGTAAACTCAAACTTAACGGTCTTTGACAGTATGACAGGACATGTTGTGGTCACTTTAGACAAAtcagaatatatttatacgCCAATAACTAATgctttaatgaaatatataccaaatttgaaattgctATCCGAATTACCTCTCAGTGGATCTTATGatcataaaatatttcattatgGCGATTATGAACAATTAGATATAGATAGAATGATGACCGATTCAAGTAAGTATTTTACaaattcatatatttacaGAAAAGCACTAATCAGAAAGCATTATCTTGCTGAGACTATTCATAGATACAGAGCCAAACACCCtgattcaatattaaacaaatcATTTTTGGAATCGTTCCAATTAGACCTTGATTATGCAGAATTTCTAGACGATTCTTTAGACGATAATTGGGAGCTAAGGCAAGAATTGGAAAAAGGAGAGAAGTGGTGGATTGTAAAACCAAGTATGAGCGATAAAGCTCAGGGTATTCGTGTTTTTAAAACTATTGAAGACTTACAACAAATCttcaattcttttgatgaagatgctactgatgatgaaagtgaaaattataatgatgatgaaaataagATTATAATTTCCCAATTACGCCATTTTATTATCCAAGAATATTTACATAACCCGTTGTTATTGCCTTCGATGCATAATAAAAAGTTTCATATTAGGTGTTATATTACCTGTAATGGCGATTTAGAAGTCTACGTTTATGACAGAATGCTGGCGTTATTTGCACCAAACAAATATGTATCACCAAATGAAAAAACTTACGATCCACTTGATATAGACTCATTAGCTTGTCATTTGACGAACACATGTTTGCAAGATGAAAATCAACAAAAAGAACTTTCTGTTATGGAATTTGACGAATTAGTGGATATTGAGGACTCCATGAAagaaaagattaaaaatcaaatacATGATATTGCTCACGATCTCTTCTTGGCCGCTATTGGTGTTAATAGAATCAATTTTCAACCATTACCGAATGCATTTGAAACATATGGTGTCGATTTCTTAGTTGATAGTAACTATGATGTCAAGATCCTGGAAGTAAACGCCTATCCGGATTTCAAACAAACAGGCGATGATTTAAAAGATCtaattgatgaattattcGATAATACAGTTAATTATATCATTGCTCCTATGTTGAATGAAAAGCACATTATCAGTAGCTCTAAAAACAAGAATTTCACAAATGTATTGAACCATAAATCTAATGAATGGTCTTAA
- the TIM12 gene encoding Tim12p (similar to Saccharomyces cerevisiae MRS5 (YBR091C); ancestral locus Anc_3.334): MSMFFNQFSNQELDPEKIKLAEIQFSAMNTTFNTILKSCLEKCISHEGYSEAELNKGEMTCIDRCVAKMHFSNRLIGGFVQTKGFTPERYLEHYRRFKEEDA, from the coding sequence ATGTCTATGtttttcaatcaattcAGTAATCAAGAACTTGATCctgaaaaaataaaattagcAGAAATCCAATTCAGCGCAATGAACACGACATTCAACACTATATTGAAGTCTTGTTTAGAGAAATGTATATCACATGAAGGATATAGTGAAGCTGAACTGAATAAAGGTGAAATGACATGTATTGATAGATGCGTTGCCAAGATGCACTTCTCTAATAGACTAATTGGTGGATTTGTACAGACTAAAGGGTTTACGCCAGAAAGATATTTAGAGCATTATCGAAGattcaaagaagaagatgcTTAA